GTGACCATTAAATAAACGGATTTTCTTAACTTCGGCATGCCAGTATATCGGAGTTTATTTTACAGCCTTTACAGCGATCTTGCCGACTATTCGTTTTATCACCAAATAACCGCTCCACAGATGAAAGTGCTACAGTTTACCATACCGGTTGCGCACGACAAAGCCATCATTACGCAGCATGACGTATTGCCGCAGTTCTATTCCTGGCTGCACCGCCATGAGGAGATACAGCTGACCTGGGTAATGAAAGGGAAAGGCACATTAGTGGTGGGCAACAATATGCATACGTTCCGTGAAGATGATATCTTCTGGATCGGAGGCAATCAGCCGCATGTTTTCAAAAGCGATCTTTCGGATGCCATACCGGGCAGCCAGGAAAATATACATGCCCTGACCATTTTCTTTAATCCGCACGGGAAGCTCGGGCCTGTATTTGAACTGGCGGAACTGAAAAAGATCAAGGCATTCCTGCAAAAATGCAAAGACGGCTTCCGGATACCGGATGCGCAACGGGAGGAGATCTCCGCCCGCATGTTGCAGATCGAACAGCACAGGGGCGCAAAGCAGGTGATCCATTTTATTGACCTGCTGCATTATTTCCAGAACATGGAAGAGCCACAGCCACTGATCTCCGGCTCCCGGCTGTTATCCATCAACGAACAGGAAGGTATCCGCATCGGTTATATCTATGATTATATCATGCAGCATTACGATTCAGATATCAAACTGGAAGATATTGCGCAGCATGCGAACATGTCCGCCCAGGCCTTCTGCCGTTATTTCAAGAAACATACAAGGCTGACCTTCATATCGTTCCTGAATGAAGTGCGCATCAACGAAGCCTGCAAAAAGCTGGCGGATGGCACGTTTGACAGCATCTCTACCGTGGCTTATCATTGCGGCTTCAACAGTATCGCCAATTTCAACCGGGTATTCAAGACCATCACCGGCAAATCCCCGCGTGACTACATCCGGGAATTCGGACAAGTGGGCGAGCAGGAGACTGCATTGTAGGGCTCATGCGCCAAAATGCCCCTTGCTGTAAAATATGCGTAATAACGGGTAATAATTGAAAAGACTTTGCAAGGATGCTTGCCTAGCTTTAATCAATTATTCTCTTTCTATGCAGCAACCCTCTTCCTTCAAACCAACCCTGAGCCTGCTGGACGCCACCATGATCGTGGCCGGCAGCATGATCGGCTCCGGAATATTCATTGTCAGCGCAGATATCACCCGTCTTACCGGCAGCGCCGGATGGCTGCTCCTTGTGTGGCTGATCACCGGTTTCATGACGCTGACGGCGGCGCTGAGCTATGGCGAGCTGAGCGGGATGTTTCCCAGGGCAGGCGGCCAGTATGTCTATCTCAAAGAAGCATTCAATCCCCTTACCGCTTTCGTTTACGGCTGGAGTTTCTTCACCGTTATCCAGACGGCCACCATTGCCGCTGTTGGGGTAGCTTTTGCCAAGTTCACCGCTTATATCGTACCGGCCTTCAGCGAAGATATCGTTGCGCTGGACCTGGGCTGGCTGCAGGTTTCCCGGGCGCAGCTGCTATCCATCGCGGTCATCCTCCTGCTAACGTTCATCAATACACGCGGGATAAAAAGCGGCAAGCTGGTACAGACTACCTTAACATTGATCAAGATCATCAGTCTCGCTGCATTG
This genomic stretch from Chitinophaga sp. XS-30 harbors:
- a CDS encoding AraC family transcriptional regulator is translated as MKVLQFTIPVAHDKAIITQHDVLPQFYSWLHRHEEIQLTWVMKGKGTLVVGNNMHTFREDDIFWIGGNQPHVFKSDLSDAIPGSQENIHALTIFFNPHGKLGPVFELAELKKIKAFLQKCKDGFRIPDAQREEISARMLQIEQHRGAKQVIHFIDLLHYFQNMEEPQPLISGSRLLSINEQEGIRIGYIYDYIMQHYDSDIKLEDIAQHANMSAQAFCRYFKKHTRLTFISFLNEVRINEACKKLADGTFDSISTVAYHCGFNSIANFNRVFKTITGKSPRDYIREFGQVGEQETAL